From Gavia stellata isolate bGavSte3 chromosome 27, bGavSte3.hap2, whole genome shotgun sequence, one genomic window encodes:
- the UBIAD1 gene encoding ubiA prenyltransferase domain-containing protein 1 yields MGPGDLVQKISISAESPRGSERNDSGAALAGAERVPPSTWRQKCAAYVLALRPWSFSASLTPVALGSALAYRAEGALDPGLLVGSAVTVLAVHGAGNLVNTYYDFSKGIDHKKSDDRTLVDQILEPQDVVRFGVFLYTVGCICAAGLYAVSTLKLEHLALIYFGGLSSSFLYTGGIGFKYVALGDVVILITFGPLAVMFAHAVQVGYLSVSPLLYAIPLALSTEAILHSNNTRDMESDQQAGIVTLAILIGPTFSYILYTMLLFLPYLIFCVLATRYTISMALPLLTIPMAFSLERQFRSQSFNKIPQRTAKLNLLLGLFYVFGITLAPAGALPKL; encoded by the exons ATGGGGCCGGGAGACCTGGTGCAGAAGATCAGCATTAGCGCTGAGAGCCCCCGGGGGAGCGAGAGGAACGACTCCGGCGCCGCGCTGGCGGGCGCTGAGAGGGTCCCCCCCAGCACCTGGAGGCAGAAGTGTGCGGCCTATGTGCTGGCGCTCAGACCTTGGAGTTTCAGTGCCTCCCTCACCCCCGTGGCCCTCGGCAGCGCTCTGGCGTACCGGGCCGAGGGAGCGCTAGACCCAGGGCTGTTGGTGGGAAGCGCTGTGACCGTCCTGGCTGTGCACGGAGCCGGTAACTTGGTGAATACCTACTACGACTTCTCCAAAGGCATCGATCACAAGAAGAGTGATGACAGGACTTTGGTGGACCAGATTTTGGAGCCGCAGGACGTAGTCCGGTTTGGAGTCTTCCTTTATACGGTGGGCTgcatctgtgctgctgggctgtaCGCTGTCTCAACGCTCAAGCTGGAGCACCTGGCCCTGATTTACTTTGGAGGACTTTCCAGCTCCTTCCTTTATACTGGAG GAATTGGATTTAAATATGTTGCACTTGGAGACGTGGTGATCCTGATCACCTTTGGGCCCCTGGCTGTCATGTTTGCCCATGCTGTGCAGGTTGGTTATCTGTCTGTCTCACCACTGCTCTACGCTATCCCACTAGCCCTCAGTACTGAGGCCATCCTGCACAGCAACAACACACGAGACATGGAGTCTGACCAGCAGGCGGGTATTGTCACCCTGGCTATCCTCATCGGTCCTACGTTCTCCTATATTCTCTACACCATGCTGCTCTTCTTGCCCTACCTGATTTTCTGTGTGCTGGCCACACGCTATACCATCAGCATGGCATTGCCACTACTCACCATCCCGATGGCATTTTCACTGGAGAGGCAGTTTCGGAGTCAGAGCTTCAACAAAATTCCTCAGCGGACAGCCAAACTCAATCTCCTTTTGGGGCTTTTCTATGTTTTTGGTATTACACTAGCACCAGCCGGTGCTCTGCCCAAACTGTAA